Proteins from a single region of Penaeus monodon isolate SGIC_2016 chromosome 12, NSTDA_Pmon_1, whole genome shotgun sequence:
- the LOC119579267 gene encoding bis(5'-adenosyl)-triphosphatase enpp4-like — MNMSPALFFLLLLSNSFAARTGDEEKDKSVHRVVVISLDGFGHNYLTKYNFQHLNQLFVHGSYPEVFRNQFITKTFPNHFSIATGVYEETHGVVANVMYDPDLDKTLHVDDEEFFTQNPGIIPVWTLNEEHGGHTACLMWPGCDKTFRGRNVTYWTPFHEDATFRESIDKAVEWMTDATKPANLVFLYVQEPDTVGHAYGPNSSYVVEELKRIDDNIGYFYKMLTIFNLLDTTDVIVLSDHGMVAVPEENIIDLDQIVDPKLYHTSGGSPVMHIWPYGDLLDLYIKFDNGAKSHKYNVYQKKNFPSEWHYTNNSRISRLVLVADVGYVFQDWKNHIENYKKKGLPGLTNTFGDHGYPTNASEMEPIFVAVGPSFKRGFKAPSFSNVDVYPLLCHMLSLPPGPNNGTLKGIGTVLSHPAVAALAKPLLIALGCLVILVGLIGILACVLSRRDRRAVSADSLINGYVHRRVMRSESSKVADEDASEEECLLESEVVTVEL, encoded by the exons ATGAACATGTCCCCagcactcttcttcctcctcctgttgaGTAATTCCTTCGCAGCAAGaacaggagatgaagaaaaggataaaagtgtGCACAGAGTGGTGGTCATCTCCCTGGATGGCTTTGGACACAATTATCTCACTAAATACAATTTTCAGCATTTAAATCAACTGTTTGTTCATGGGAGTTATCCCGAGGTGTTCAG AAACCAGTTCATCACAAAGACCTTCCCCAACCATTTCTCCATTGCGACGGGAGTTTATGAGGAGACCCATGGTGTCGTGGCGAATGTCATGTATGACCCAGACTTAGACAAGACGCTACACGTTGATGACGAGGAGTTCTTCACTCAGAATCCAGGCATCATTCCTGTTTGG ACCCTTAACGAAGAGCATGGTGGCCACACGGCCTGCCTGATGTGGCCTGGCTGTGATAAGACCTTTCGTGGAAGGAATGTCACCTACTGGACGCCCTTCCATGAGGACGCCACCTTCAGGGAGAGCATTGACAAGGCAGTGGAGTGGATGACAGATGCAACAAAGCCAGCCAATCTTGTGTTCCTCTATGTGCAGGAGCCTGATACTGTTGGCCATGCCTATGGGCCGAACTCTTCATATGTCGTGGAAGAATTGAAAAGG aTTGACGATAACATCGGTTACTTCTACAAGATGCTGACCATCTTCAACTTGCTGGACACGACCGACGTCATAGTGCTGAGTGACCATGGCATGGTGGCTGTGCCCGAGGAGAACATCATAGATCTGGACCAAATTGTTGACCCAAAGCTGTATCATACCAGTGGAGGGTCCCCAGTCATGCACATTTGGCCATATGGAG ACCTTCTTGACCTCTACATCAAGTTTGACAACGGAGCCAAGAGTCACAAGTACAACGTGTACCAGAAGAAGAACTTTCCCTCGGAGTGGCACTACACCAACAACTCTCGGATCAGTCGTCTTGTGCTGGTCGCCGATGTGGGATACGTCTTTCAGGACTGGAAGAACCACATCGAGAACTATAAGAAGAAGGGTCTGCCTGGAT TGACAAACACATTTGGTGACCACGGCTACCCCACAAATGCCTCCGAGATGGAACCCATATTTGTTGCCGTCGGTCCGTCGTTCAAGAGGGGCTTCAAGGCACCGTCCTTCAGCAATGTTGATGTGTACCCTCTGCTGTGCCAcatgttgtccctcccacctgGACCCAACAATGGCACTCTCAAAGGCATTGGCACTGTGCTATCACACCCTGCAGTGGCTGCACTTGCTAAACCTCTCCTTATAGCTTTAG gttGCTTAGTGATTCTGGTTGGGCTTATTGGCATCCTGGCCTGTGTACTGTCAAGAAGGGATCGAAGAGCTGTGTCAGCCGATTCGTTGATTAATGGATACGTACACAG GAGAGTGATGCGTTCTGAGTCCAGTAAGGTAGCAGACGAAGATGCGAGCGAGGAGGAGTGTCTGTTGGAAAGTGAGGTTGTCACCGTGGAGCTATAA